In Phreatobacter aquaticus, a single genomic region encodes these proteins:
- the trmB gene encoding tRNA (guanosine(46)-N7)-methyltransferase TrmB, translated as MTDEKRLAGQGAFFGRRKGKTLRAHQTDLIETLLPRLSVDLQSPCDLATLHAKPVQGHVLEIGFGGGEHLVREALAHPHLGFVGVEPFVNGMAKMLAEIERKAIANVRLHPGDGADVLAWLPEASHDIVYLLYPDPWPKSRHHKRRFVSDRTVEALARVLKPGGEFRFASDIDHYSEWTLAHLLRSPHFVFAAERAVDWRTPWAGWESTRYEVKALREGRQPCYLTFRRL; from the coding sequence ATGACCGACGAGAAGCGACTGGCGGGGCAGGGGGCCTTCTTTGGCCGGCGCAAGGGCAAGACCTTGCGCGCGCACCAGACCGACCTGATCGAAACCCTGCTCCCGCGTCTGTCGGTTGATCTCCAATCGCCCTGTGACCTTGCGACACTTCACGCCAAGCCGGTCCAGGGCCATGTGCTGGAGATCGGATTCGGTGGCGGCGAGCACCTCGTGCGCGAGGCGCTGGCCCATCCCCACCTCGGCTTCGTCGGCGTCGAACCCTTCGTCAACGGCATGGCCAAGATGCTGGCCGAGATCGAGCGCAAGGCGATCGCCAATGTCCGGCTGCACCCGGGCGACGGCGCCGACGTGCTGGCCTGGCTGCCGGAAGCCTCGCACGACATCGTCTATCTGCTCTATCCCGACCCCTGGCCGAAGAGCCGTCATCACAAGCGGCGCTTCGTCTCCGACCGGACGGTCGAGGCGCTAGCCCGCGTGCTGAAGCCAGGTGGAGAGTTCCGCTTCGCCAGCGATATCGACCATTATTCGGAATGGACGCTCGCCCACCTCCTGCGCTCGCCGCACTTCGTGTTCGCCGCCGAGCGCGCGGTCGACTGGCGCACGCCCTGGGCAGGTTGGGAATCCACCCGCTATGAGGTGAAGGCCCTGCGGGAGGGCCGGCAGCCGTGCTATCTGACGTTCCGGCGGCTCTGA
- a CDS encoding FecCD family ABC transporter permease, whose product MTPALAILCCLLAGLSLLAGPVALSPLDVLSGLAGGTTTAAVIVTEIRLPRTLLALMIGGTLGLAGAALQGLVRNPLAEPTLFGAPAAAAFTSSAVLAFGGSSALSFWLPVAGMAGAFVSVAALLLIAGQRASLTVLLLAGLALTSLFGAGTALVLNLAPNPFAALEIAFWLLGSLEDRSFVHVGLAAPFLALGAVLLASQARAYRALTLGEEVAGSLGINVAKTRLIVALGLAFGVGAAVSVTGAIGFIGLVAPHLVRRAVGADPGRILLPATLAGACLLTAADIVARLIPATTEVKTGVVTALVGVPFFLWRILRERRLEDVA is encoded by the coding sequence ATGACCCCGGCGCTCGCGATCCTCTGCTGCCTGCTAGCCGGCCTGTCTCTGCTGGCGGGACCGGTGGCGCTGTCGCCGCTGGACGTGCTGTCCGGGCTGGCTGGCGGGACGACCACGGCCGCCGTCATCGTCACCGAGATCCGCCTTCCGCGCACTCTGCTCGCCCTGATGATCGGCGGGACACTTGGCCTCGCCGGCGCCGCGCTTCAGGGCCTTGTCCGCAATCCGCTGGCCGAGCCGACCCTGTTCGGCGCCCCGGCGGCCGCGGCTTTCACCTCCTCCGCGGTGCTGGCCTTCGGCGGTTCCTCCGCCCTGTCATTCTGGCTGCCGGTCGCCGGCATGGCTGGCGCCTTCGTCTCCGTTGCGGCCTTGCTGCTGATCGCCGGCCAGCGCGCCAGCCTGACGGTCTTGTTGCTCGCAGGACTTGCATTGACCAGCCTGTTCGGCGCCGGCACCGCCCTTGTCCTCAACCTGGCGCCCAATCCCTTCGCTGCCCTGGAGATCGCGTTCTGGCTGCTCGGGTCGCTGGAAGACCGCTCCTTCGTCCATGTCGGCCTCGCCGCGCCCTTTCTCGCATTGGGTGCAGTCCTCCTCGCATCTCAGGCTCGTGCCTATCGCGCCCTGACGCTCGGCGAGGAGGTCGCCGGCAGCCTCGGCATCAATGTCGCGAAAACGCGCCTCATTGTGGCCCTGGGTCTCGCCTTTGGCGTCGGTGCCGCCGTCTCGGTCACCGGGGCCATCGGCTTTATCGGCCTGGTGGCGCCCCATCTGGTCCGGCGTGCGGTGGGAGCGGACCCTGGCCGCATCCTGCTGCCGGCGACGCTCGCCGGCGCCTGCCTGCTCACCGCTGCCGATATCGTCGCGAGGCTCATCCCGGCCACGACCGAGGTCAAGACCGGCGTGGTGACGGCCCTGGTCGGTGTCCCCTTCTTCCTCTGGCGCATCCTGCGCGAGCGCAGGCTGGAGGACGTGGCATGA
- a CDS encoding ABC transporter ATP-binding protein: protein MSALSVADLTVRLGSTLAVDRAAFSAEQGELVAIVGPNGAGKTSLVRAVAGLVHHSGQCSLDGTRLEELTPVERARRIAYLPQRADFAWALPVRDAVALGRLPHGDPFGRPSPDDATAVATALDRLALSALADRPVTALSGGERARVMLARVLATQAPLILADEPTAALDPAHQMLVLDLLRDEARAGRIVLAVLHDLALAARYADRVLVIDQGAIVADGPAVAVLTGDLIARVFGLACLFVEIEGRRVPMPIGRI from the coding sequence ATGAGTGCGCTGTCGGTTGCCGATCTGACGGTGAGGCTCGGATCAACACTGGCGGTCGATCGGGCGGCATTCTCGGCAGAACAGGGAGAACTGGTCGCGATCGTCGGGCCGAATGGTGCGGGCAAGACCAGCCTCGTCAGGGCTGTCGCAGGCCTCGTCCACCATTCCGGCCAATGTTCCCTCGACGGCACGCGGCTGGAGGAGCTTACGCCGGTTGAGCGCGCACGGCGCATCGCCTATCTGCCGCAACGGGCCGATTTCGCATGGGCGCTGCCAGTCCGCGATGCCGTGGCGCTGGGGCGGCTGCCCCATGGCGACCCGTTCGGGCGCCCGAGCCCTGACGATGCAACGGCTGTCGCAACTGCTCTGGACCGTCTGGCTCTGTCAGCCCTTGCCGATCGCCCGGTGACCGCGCTCTCCGGCGGAGAGCGTGCGCGCGTCATGCTGGCCCGCGTGCTGGCAACGCAGGCACCGTTGATCCTGGCCGACGAGCCGACGGCTGCTCTCGACCCGGCACATCAGATGCTGGTGCTCGACCTGCTGCGCGATGAGGCGAGGGCGGGGCGCATCGTGCTGGCCGTGCTGCATGATCTGGCGCTCGCCGCCCGCTATGCTGATCGGGTCCTGGTCATCGATCAGGGGGCGATCGTGGCCGACGGGCCTGCCGTCGCGGTGTTGACCGGCGACCTGATTGCGCGCGTTTTCGGGCTCGCCTGTCTGTTCGTGGAGATCGAGGGCCGGCGGGTGCCCATGCCGATCGGCCGCATCTAG
- a CDS encoding M20 aminoacylase family protein has product MAVIDRIAAYHAEMTEWRRDFHAHPEIGFEEVRTSGIVAEKLESWGIEVYRGFGKTGLMGVIHGRPGNRKIGLRADMDALPMPELNDHLPYKSTYENRMHACGHDGHTTMLLGAARYLAETRNFSGTVHLIFQPAEEGLTGAAEMLRDGLFEKFPCDQVYGIHNAWNLPLGTAAIRPGTVLAAVDYFTITLKGRSSHAAQPHQGLDPLPCAVQIYTALQNLVSRRMDPHDVVVLSIGQFNAGTSQIVIPETVTMTGTIRTLKAGVRKQMDELFHQTVQNLAAAHGVELILDYKRSYPPTINTAEEASAFEAAARDVVGDDLIKTDLPSLTAGEDFAYYLEKAPGAFMLLGQTTPEHGAVPVHNGRYDFNDDLLPIGASCFARLVEQQLSGV; this is encoded by the coding sequence ATGGCCGTCATCGATCGGATCGCCGCTTACCATGCCGAAATGACCGAGTGGCGCCGGGATTTCCACGCTCATCCAGAGATCGGCTTCGAGGAAGTGCGCACCAGCGGGATCGTGGCCGAAAAGCTGGAATCGTGGGGGATCGAGGTCTATCGCGGCTTCGGCAAGACCGGCCTGATGGGCGTGATCCACGGCCGCCCGGGCAACCGCAAGATTGGCCTGCGTGCCGACATGGATGCGCTGCCGATGCCGGAGCTCAACGATCACCTGCCCTACAAGAGCACCTACGAGAACCGCATGCATGCCTGTGGCCATGACGGCCACACCACAATGCTGCTGGGTGCCGCGCGCTATCTCGCCGAGACGCGCAACTTTTCAGGCACCGTCCATCTCATCTTCCAGCCCGCGGAAGAGGGCCTGACGGGCGCCGCCGAGATGCTGCGCGATGGCCTGTTCGAGAAATTCCCCTGCGACCAGGTCTATGGCATCCACAATGCCTGGAACCTTCCGCTCGGCACAGCCGCGATCCGTCCTGGCACGGTGCTGGCGGCCGTCGACTACTTCACCATCACGCTGAAAGGCCGTTCGAGCCACGCTGCCCAGCCGCACCAAGGGCTCGATCCGCTGCCCTGCGCGGTCCAGATCTATACGGCGCTGCAGAACCTCGTCAGCCGCCGCATGGACCCCCACGACGTCGTCGTTTTGTCCATCGGCCAGTTCAATGCCGGCACCTCGCAGATCGTCATACCTGAGACGGTGACGATGACGGGCACGATTCGCACCCTGAAGGCGGGCGTGCGCAAGCAGATGGACGAGCTCTTCCATCAGACCGTCCAGAACCTCGCTGCAGCTCATGGGGTCGAGCTGATCCTCGACTACAAGCGCTCCTACCCGCCGACCATCAACACGGCGGAAGAAGCCTCGGCCTTCGAGGCGGCGGCGCGCGATGTCGTCGGCGACGACCTCATCAAGACCGACCTGCCGTCGCTGACAGCCGGCGAGGATTTTGCCTATTACCTGGAGAAGGCACCCGGCGCCTTCATGCTGCTCGGCCAGACCACCCCGGAACACGGCGCCGTGCCGGTTCATAATGGCCGCTACGACTTCAACGACGACCTGTTGCCAATCGGCGCAAGCTGCTTCGCGCGGCTGGTGGAGCAGCAATTGTCGGGCGTCTGA
- a CDS encoding 2'-deoxycytidine 5'-triphosphate deaminase, protein MSQDDRTGILPSQAIEELVSRGVIRIARSLDSDQIQPASLDLRLGTRAFRIRASFLPGPNSAVADRLQSLALHEIDLTRGAVLETGCVYLVELMEGLALREGISATCNPKSSTGRLDVFTRVIVDHGQAFDTIPAGYEGPLFLEISPQTFPVLVRTGSRLSQIRLRRGRAELSIDEVNVLQETERLVDTGEPVVALGGIAVSIDLMGEAWGGLLGYRAKRHSSVIDVDKKAAADVLDFWEPIQARGKGEMILDPDEFYILASKEAVVVPPAYAAEMVPFDPLVGEFRAHYAGFFDPGFGHATAGGRGARAVLEVRSREVPFILEHGQIVARLVYEHMIETPKSLYGEVGSNYQAQGLKLSKHFR, encoded by the coding sequence ATGAGCCAGGACGACAGGACGGGCATTCTGCCCTCCCAGGCGATCGAGGAACTGGTCAGCCGTGGCGTGATCCGGATAGCCCGGTCGCTGGACAGCGACCAGATCCAGCCGGCCTCGCTCGATCTCCGGCTTGGCACACGGGCCTTTCGCATCCGCGCGAGCTTCCTGCCCGGACCGAATTCGGCTGTCGCCGACCGGCTGCAGTCGCTGGCGCTGCACGAGATCGACCTGACGCGCGGCGCGGTGCTCGAAACCGGCTGCGTCTATCTGGTCGAGCTGATGGAGGGACTGGCGCTCCGCGAGGGCATCTCTGCCACCTGCAATCCGAAGAGCTCGACTGGTCGTCTCGATGTCTTCACCCGCGTGATCGTCGACCACGGCCAGGCCTTCGACACGATCCCCGCGGGCTATGAGGGGCCTCTGTTTCTCGAAATCTCGCCACAGACCTTTCCGGTCCTGGTGCGCACGGGCTCGCGCCTGTCGCAGATCCGGCTCCGGCGCGGCCGGGCCGAACTGTCGATCGACGAGGTCAATGTGCTGCAGGAGACCGAGCGCCTCGTGGATACCGGCGAGCCGGTGGTGGCGCTTGGCGGCATCGCGGTGTCGATCGACCTGATGGGCGAAGCCTGGGGCGGGCTTCTCGGCTATCGCGCCAAGCGCCATTCCAGCGTCATCGACGTGGACAAGAAGGCCGCCGCCGATGTGCTCGACTTCTGGGAGCCGATCCAGGCCCGCGGAAAGGGCGAGATGATCCTCGATCCCGACGAGTTCTATATACTCGCCTCGAAGGAGGCGGTGGTCGTGCCGCCGGCCTATGCCGCCGAGATGGTGCCGTTCGATCCGCTCGTCGGCGAGTTCCGAGCCCATTATGCCGGCTTTTTCGATCCGGGCTTCGGCCATGCGACGGCCGGCGGGCGTGGTGCCCGCGCCGTGCTGGAGGTCCGCTCCCGCGAGGTGCCGTTCATTCTGGAGCACGGGCAGATCGTGGCGCGTCTCGTCTACGAGCACATGATCGAGACGCCGAAGAGCCTCTATGGCGAGGTCGGCTCGAACTATCAGGCCCAGGGCCTGAAGCTCTCCAAGCACTTCCGCTAA